One Halomonas sp. THAF5a genomic region harbors:
- a CDS encoding ATP-binding protein yields the protein MRDLKVRSSEEELVSKFKMLTGFYKIDHEVLDRFDGPYLVVYLSNPTEKYFKYLNEALSEVSEDNVFKFRATLKKRGKPDARLELPEVTLLRKLISESLTATRSSVVNGDFLERYIDTVDGSEQQVISKSNHVIFGRRGAGKSSLMLYSVNMLEGEGKAYAWLPMQTYASMRGNQLKASVISGILSGMTNCDKYESEIFQYADMLDEISLCADEEEFSLRFNGQLARLRRLLGKISNEQDGLFLFLDDFHVAEEMMQPEILSSIYSIARDNGVYIKFSGVESFSRIYDSEKKRGLEVPHDVQVINLDRNLTMPHKSYEHIKKILDSYAVYCALPNISYICGDGVIERLVWVAAGVPRDALNLFSEAASKSMVKEQKKVSVTSINSAASEMADAKIKDIEKDVTGELSGIRVELDKIKDFCVRDRKKNAFLVEIRPDLQEYALVESLVGLRFLHVLHEGITPSEAGRRYKALMLDYGFYVGVRAARSVDLFQKVPEMLTVKELRVLPVFEIFSED from the coding sequence ATGCGAGATTTAAAGGTAAGAAGCTCTGAAGAAGAGCTGGTTTCAAAGTTTAAGATGCTTACAGGGTTCTACAAAATCGATCATGAGGTTTTGGATAGGTTTGATGGGCCATATTTGGTTGTTTACCTCTCCAATCCTACGGAGAAATATTTTAAATATCTGAATGAGGCTTTAAGTGAAGTTTCTGAAGATAATGTTTTTAAGTTTAGGGCCACACTGAAAAAAAGAGGAAAGCCTGATGCCAGGCTGGAGCTTCCTGAGGTTACTCTCCTCAGGAAGCTTATTTCAGAAAGTTTGACTGCAACTAGGAGTAGTGTTGTTAACGGAGATTTTCTTGAGAGATATATAGATACTGTTGATGGCTCTGAGCAGCAAGTTATCTCTAAAAGCAACCATGTTATATTTGGGCGACGTGGTGCTGGAAAATCTAGTTTGATGCTATATAGTGTTAATATGCTGGAGGGGGAAGGAAAGGCATATGCATGGCTTCCCATGCAGACATATGCAAGTATGAGGGGTAACCAACTAAAAGCCTCAGTCATATCTGGTATTTTGTCTGGTATGACCAACTGTGATAAGTATGAATCTGAAATTTTCCAGTATGCGGACATGCTGGATGAGATTTCTCTCTGTGCTGATGAAGAGGAATTTTCTCTAAGATTTAATGGGCAGCTAGCGAGACTACGGCGACTATTAGGAAAAATATCAAATGAGCAAGATGGTTTGTTTTTGTTTCTTGATGATTTCCATGTCGCTGAAGAAATGATGCAGCCTGAAATTCTCTCAAGCATATACTCGATAGCTAGAGACAACGGTGTATATATTAAATTCTCCGGTGTTGAGAGTTTTTCTAGAATATACGATTCAGAAAAAAAACGAGGTTTGGAAGTTCCTCATGATGTCCAGGTTATTAACTTGGATAGAAATCTCACAATGCCTCATAAGTCTTATGAGCATATCAAGAAGATTCTTGATTCTTATGCAGTTTATTGCGCATTGCCAAACATATCGTACATTTGTGGTGATGGTGTTATTGAGAGGTTAGTCTGGGTTGCTGCGGGTGTTCCTAGAGATGCATTGAACCTTTTTTCTGAGGCTGCTTCAAAGTCCATGGTGAAGGAGCAGAAAAAGGTCTCTGTGACAAGCATAAATTCAGCTGCATCAGAGATGGCGGATGCAAAAATAAAAGATATAGAAAAGGATGTGACCGGAGAGCTTAGTGGTATAAGAGTTGAGCTAGATAAGATAAAAGATTTTTGTGTTAGAGACAGGAAGAAAAATGCGTTCTTGGTTGAGATAAGGCCTGACTTGCAAGAATATGCTCTTGTGGAGAGCCTAGTTGGTCTTAGGTTTTTGCATGTACTACATGAAGGGATTACTCCTTCTGAAGCGGGTAGAAGATACAAGGCTTTAATGTTGGATTATGGGTTTTATGTTGGTGTCAGGGCGGCAAGAAGTGTGGATCTTTTTCAAAAAGTCCCTGAGATGTTGACAGTAAAAGAGCTTAGGGTTCTTCCTGTCTTTGAGATTTTTTCAGAAGATTGA
- the msrQ gene encoding protein-methionine-sulfoxide reductase heme-binding subunit MsrQ, with the protein MAAQRKWLIWRIGVFLAALAPLLLWGWQVASNAAGPEPGRYLLLNIGLGGLWMLLLTLSLTPLTKLTRWKGFALIRRQLGLWTLAYACLHVLSYALFILGLDWAMLGSELIERPYILVGLVALIGLAALGATSNRWAMRKLGKRWKPLHKLAYPTLGLILLHFFWGVRADLGEWILYATASALIMATRLPPVARRLPRLRQRIAEI; encoded by the coding sequence ATGGCGGCGCAGCGGAAATGGCTGATCTGGCGCATCGGCGTCTTCCTGGCGGCGCTGGCGCCCCTGCTGCTGTGGGGTTGGCAGGTCGCCAGCAACGCCGCCGGCCCCGAGCCGGGGCGCTATCTGCTGCTGAACATCGGCCTGGGCGGGCTCTGGATGCTGCTGCTTACCCTGAGCCTGACGCCGCTCACCAAGCTCACCCGCTGGAAGGGCTTTGCCCTGATCCGCCGGCAGCTCGGCCTCTGGACCCTGGCCTACGCCTGCCTGCACGTGCTCAGCTATGCCCTGTTCATCCTCGGGCTCGACTGGGCGATGCTCGGCAGCGAGCTGATCGAGCGCCCCTACATCCTCGTCGGCCTGGTTGCGCTGATCGGCCTTGCCGCCCTGGGCGCGACCTCGAACCGCTGGGCGATGCGCAAGCTCGGCAAGCGCTGGAAGCCGCTGCACAAGCTCGCCTACCCCACTCTGGGGCTGATCCTGCTGCACTTCTTCTGGGGAGTGCGCGCCGACCTCGGGGAGTGGATCCTCTACGCCACCGCATCCGCCCTGATCATGGCGACCCGCCTGCCGCCGGTGGCCCGGCGCCTGCCCAGGTTACGTCAACGCATCGCCGAGATCTAA
- the msrP gene encoding protein-methionine-sulfoxide reductase catalytic subunit MsrP → MLIKIAKPSDLRESDVTPESVYLSRRRFMGGMAGLGAGLALSGRVRASADYSDVPDGDAPAWLEEKLGAARRRAIVPADPEKDAIAPFGDASGYNNFYEFGTGKSDPARYADGLETQPWSVVIDGEVNNGGRVALEDLASPSRFEERIYRLRCVEAWSMVIPWLGISLADVIKRAEPTSKARYVRFETLVDPEQMPGQRSSFSLIDWPYVEGLRLDEAMHPLTLLALGMYGRELPNQNGAPLRLVVPWKYGFKSIKSIVRISLVEEQPVNSWQRIAPEEYGFYANVNPEVDHPRWSQATERRLPNSLFNPNTLETRMFNGYADEVAGLYAGMDLRKHF, encoded by the coding sequence ATGCTGATCAAGATCGCCAAACCCAGCGACCTGCGCGAATCCGATGTGACCCCGGAATCCGTCTACCTCTCCCGTCGCCGCTTCATGGGCGGCATGGCGGGCCTGGGGGCGGGGCTCGCCCTCTCCGGGCGAGTCCGGGCCAGCGCCGACTACTCCGACGTGCCCGACGGCGACGCCCCCGCCTGGCTCGAGGAGAAGCTCGGGGCCGCCCGCCGGCGCGCCATCGTGCCGGCCGACCCCGAGAAGGATGCGATCGCCCCCTTCGGCGACGCCAGCGGCTACAACAACTTCTACGAGTTCGGCACCGGCAAGTCCGACCCGGCCCGCTACGCCGACGGCCTCGAGACCCAGCCCTGGAGCGTGGTGATCGACGGCGAGGTGAACAATGGCGGCCGCGTCGCCCTGGAAGACCTCGCCAGCCCCTCCCGCTTCGAGGAGCGCATCTATCGCCTGCGCTGCGTGGAGGCGTGGTCGATGGTGATTCCCTGGCTCGGCATCTCGCTGGCCGACGTCATCAAGCGCGCCGAGCCGACGAGCAAGGCCAGGTACGTGCGCTTCGAGACCCTGGTCGACCCCGAGCAGATGCCCGGGCAACGCTCCTCGTTCTCTCTGATCGACTGGCCCTACGTGGAAGGGCTGCGCCTGGACGAGGCCATGCACCCGCTGACGCTGCTGGCGCTGGGCATGTACGGCCGCGAGCTGCCCAACCAGAACGGCGCGCCCCTGCGGCTGGTGGTGCCGTGGAAGTACGGCTTCAAGAGCATCAAGTCGATCGTGCGCATCTCGCTGGTGGAGGAGCAGCCCGTCAACTCCTGGCAGCGGATCGCCCCGGAGGAGTACGGCTTCTATGCCAACGTCAATCCCGAGGTCGACCACCCGCGCTGGAGCCAGGCTACCGAGCGGCGCCTGCCCAACAGCCTGTTCAATCCCAACACCCTCGAGACCCGGATGTTCAACGGCTACGCCGACGAGGTGGCCGGGCTCTACGCGGGCATGGACCTGCGGAAGCACTTCTGA
- a CDS encoding sugar ABC transporter ATPase — protein sequence MKARSVSLLIGPLLLVMVSTASAATAVAGSATGAIVSSAVSDGHATAEAVVTGPNAVIAVNGDRVEIKQGRLSLNGVPYGTVDERSVVIYRVTGVSKTLLVDGRERRPLE from the coding sequence ATGAAGGCCAGGTCAGTGTCGTTACTCATCGGGCCGTTGCTGCTGGTTATGGTCAGCACCGCCAGCGCTGCGACTGCCGTGGCGGGGTCGGCCACCGGTGCGATCGTCAGCAGCGCGGTGTCTGACGGCCACGCGACGGCGGAGGCCGTGGTGACGGGGCCGAACGCGGTGATCGCCGTCAACGGCGACCGCGTCGAGATCAAGCAGGGCCGGCTGAGCCTGAACGGTGTGCCCTACGGGACGGTCGATGAGCGCTCGGTGGTGATCTATCGGGTGACCGGCGTGAGCAAGACGCTGCTGGTCGATGGGCGGGAACGGCGGCCCCTGGAGTAG
- a CDS encoding DUF6789 family protein: protein MTPRLLRGLMAGFTATLVISLILVLRLAAGIMPWYDPIEIMNLAAQDLLGTPDSRMLAWGIHFSVGTLIWGLLFALLVPYLPGRTPTRRGLEFGVASWLVVMLTVFPLAGSGFFGLGLGLVAPLSMLIAHLVFGAVIGAVYGWGKGLAQR, encoded by the coding sequence ATGACGCCTCGCCTGTTACGCGGATTGATGGCCGGATTCACGGCCACCCTGGTCATCTCGCTGATCCTGGTGCTGCGCCTCGCGGCGGGCATCATGCCCTGGTACGACCCCATCGAAATCATGAACCTGGCCGCCCAGGACCTTCTCGGCACGCCGGACAGTCGGATGCTGGCCTGGGGCATCCACTTCTCCGTGGGCACGCTGATCTGGGGGCTTCTTTTTGCGCTGCTGGTGCCCTATCTCCCCGGTCGCACGCCCACCCGTCGCGGCCTGGAGTTCGGCGTGGCGAGCTGGCTGGTGGTGATGCTCACGGTCTTTCCTCTGGCGGGCTCCGGCTTCTTTGGCCTGGGCCTCGGGCTGGTGGCGCCGCTCTCCATGCTGATCGCTCACCTGGTCTTTGGGGCGGTGATTGGCGCCGTCTACGGCTGGGGAAAGGGCCTGGCCCAACGGTAG
- a CDS encoding AraC family transcriptional regulator, giving the protein MDRLAALLDQFHLAASVFNAGPLCYSSQHPPQEGTGFLHILTRGTLDLSLADGPPRRFTAPVLILLTAGDAHRLGPGPEGAETLCGSFRFGAGNICPIHRALPSLLVTPLERLSGMDGLLGLMLAEMREERCGRQATLDRLCELLVIQLLRYLMDAGEVESGLLAGMAHPKLAKALIALHDRPEADWTLNGLARKAGMSRARFASLFRDTLGQPPAEYLAHYRLGLAKSLLRAGVPLDTIAGRVGYSSPSALAKAFRRHTGCSPREWQRADARAGVE; this is encoded by the coding sequence ATGGATCGGCTCGCCGCCCTGCTCGACCAGTTCCATCTGGCCGCCAGCGTGTTCAATGCCGGCCCGCTCTGCTACAGCAGCCAGCACCCACCGCAGGAAGGCACCGGCTTCCTCCATATCCTGACCCGCGGCACGCTGGACCTGTCGCTGGCGGACGGCCCGCCGCGCCGCTTCACGGCCCCGGTGCTGATCCTGCTGACCGCCGGCGACGCGCACCGCCTCGGGCCGGGCCCGGAGGGCGCCGAGACCCTGTGCGGCTCGTTCCGCTTCGGCGCCGGCAATATCTGCCCCATCCATCGCGCCCTGCCCTCGCTGCTGGTGACGCCCCTGGAGCGGCTGAGCGGCATGGACGGCCTGCTGGGGCTGATGCTGGCGGAGATGCGGGAGGAGCGCTGCGGCCGACAGGCCACCCTGGACCGGCTGTGCGAGCTGCTGGTGATCCAGCTGCTGCGCTACCTGATGGATGCCGGCGAGGTGGAATCGGGGCTGCTGGCGGGGATGGCCCATCCCAAGCTGGCCAAGGCGCTGATCGCCCTGCACGACCGGCCGGAGGCCGACTGGACGCTGAACGGGCTGGCCCGCAAGGCGGGCATGTCCCGGGCCCGCTTCGCCAGCCTGTTTCGCGACACCCTCGGCCAGCCGCCCGCCGAGTACCTGGCCCACTATCGGCTGGGGCTCGCCAAGAGCCTGCTGCGGGCTGGCGTGCCGCTGGACACCATCGCCGGCCGGGTGGGCTACAGCAGCCCCTCGGCGCTGGCCAAGGCGTTCCGCCGGCATACCGGCTGCTCGCCGCGGGAGTGGCAGCGCGCCGATGCCCGGGCGGGCGTCGAATGA
- a CDS encoding cytochrome P460 family protein codes for MTTTHALSLAALLALTGLPAFADDLATTTYREHVDGEGGISLPAEVRDRWVHLGSWVVSDAEAPGAGFHDVYTQPEAARAYRESGEFADGTVLVKEIRGVEAGEKTTGPAQWAGEPQVWFVMVKDAQGRFDGPHWGEGWGWALFKADAPEQNVSESFEGTCQGCHVPARQTDWVFVEGYPTLR; via the coding sequence ATGACGACGACCCATGCCCTGAGCCTGGCGGCGCTGCTGGCGCTGACCGGCCTTCCCGCCTTCGCCGACGATCTGGCGACGACGACCTACCGCGAACACGTGGACGGCGAGGGGGGCATCTCGCTACCGGCAGAGGTCCGGGATCGCTGGGTTCACCTGGGGTCCTGGGTGGTCAGCGATGCCGAGGCCCCGGGGGCCGGCTTCCACGACGTCTATACCCAGCCCGAGGCCGCGCGGGCCTATCGGGAGAGCGGCGAGTTCGCCGATGGCACCGTCCTGGTCAAGGAGATCCGCGGCGTCGAGGCCGGCGAGAAGACCACCGGACCCGCCCAGTGGGCCGGGGAGCCGCAGGTCTGGTTCGTGATGGTCAAGGATGCCCAAGGGCGCTTCGACGGTCCCCACTGGGGCGAAGGCTGGGGCTGGGCGCTGTTCAAGGCCGACGCCCCGGAGCAGAACGTGTCCGAGAGCTTCGAGGGCACCTGCCAGGGCTGCCACGTGCCGGCGCGGCAGACCGACTGGGTGTTCGTCGAGGGCTATCCGACCCTGCGCTGA
- a CDS encoding sensor domain-containing diguanylate cyclase: MIDRHGGNSHPPSSPSRSMPFTHDAPHAASSGDALLDRLQTPVWVFDIAQERMRYANAAALRLWEAETPQALYAQDFSATMSEATRQRLADYLPRLARGEVIDEHWSLYPGERAVSLHCRCSRYVLQDGRTAMLVEGVDGASSLDASSLRALEAVRQSPMLVSVFDARGRLLTRNPAALDARREQDAFASCFAEADLAERLLQRLENEPRCSLEAVMRVGDGERWHHVDLSRATDPQTGAPMIVMGELDITKRKALEAAQRVSKGQLEGVIERLDLGLLLEDEHRRVIVANQAFCDLFGFEASPESLAGLDCREAAQASKGLFADPEAFVAGIEALVEARSQQSQELLAMSDGRFLERTFTPLFVAEEYHGHLWAYRDVTRLKRQQDDWARQASTDPLTGLANRRAFDEAAREVARSVQRGETEAALLMIDIDRFKAINDSLGHAEGDKGLKLLADTLRAHLRAGDRPCRTGGEEFMVILPGMAPAQAETVAGRLLRRIAEASIDADELPFHFTVSIGVTRFRPGDASVQAVTQRADAAMYQAKHEGRNRVAVRW, from the coding sequence ATGATCGACCGTCACGGCGGCAACTCACACCCCCCTTCGAGCCCCTCTCGCTCCATGCCCTTCACCCACGACGCCCCCCACGCGGCCAGCTCGGGCGACGCCCTGCTCGACCGGCTCCAGACGCCCGTCTGGGTCTTCGATATCGCGCAGGAACGGATGCGCTACGCCAACGCCGCGGCGCTTAGGCTATGGGAGGCCGAGACGCCGCAGGCCCTCTACGCCCAGGACTTCTCCGCGACGATGAGCGAGGCGACGCGGCAGCGCCTGGCGGACTACCTGCCGCGCCTGGCCCGCGGCGAGGTGATCGACGAGCACTGGAGCCTCTACCCCGGCGAACGGGCCGTGTCGCTGCACTGCCGCTGCAGCCGCTATGTGCTGCAGGACGGGCGCACCGCCATGCTGGTGGAGGGGGTCGACGGCGCCAGCTCCCTGGACGCCTCCAGCCTGCGCGCCCTCGAGGCCGTGCGGCAATCGCCGATGCTGGTCTCGGTGTTCGATGCCCGGGGGCGGCTGCTGACCCGCAATCCGGCCGCCCTGGACGCGCGTCGAGAACAGGACGCCTTCGCGTCCTGCTTTGCCGAGGCCGACCTGGCCGAGAGGCTCCTGCAACGGCTCGAGAACGAGCCGCGCTGCTCCCTGGAGGCGGTGATGCGGGTCGGCGACGGCGAGCGCTGGCACCACGTCGACCTGAGCCGCGCCACCGATCCCCAGACGGGCGCGCCGATGATCGTGATGGGCGAGCTCGACATCACCAAGCGCAAGGCGCTGGAGGCCGCGCAGCGCGTCTCCAAGGGCCAGCTGGAGGGGGTCATCGAGCGGCTCGACCTGGGGCTGCTGCTCGAGGACGAGCATCGCCGGGTCATCGTCGCCAACCAGGCGTTCTGCGATCTCTTCGGTTTCGAGGCCTCGCCCGAGAGCCTCGCCGGGCTGGACTGCCGCGAGGCGGCCCAGGCCAGCAAGGGGCTGTTCGCCGACCCCGAGGCCTTCGTGGCGGGCATCGAGGCGCTGGTCGAGGCGCGAAGCCAGCAGAGCCAAGAACTGCTGGCCATGTCCGACGGTCGCTTCCTCGAGCGCACCTTCACGCCGCTGTTCGTCGCCGAGGAGTACCACGGCCACCTCTGGGCCTATCGCGACGTCACCCGACTGAAGCGCCAGCAGGACGACTGGGCCCGCCAGGCCAGCACGGATCCCCTGACGGGGCTGGCCAACCGCCGCGCCTTCGACGAGGCCGCCCGCGAGGTCGCCCGCTCGGTCCAGCGCGGCGAGACGGAGGCGGCCCTGCTGATGATCGACATCGACCGCTTCAAGGCCATCAACGACAGCCTGGGGCACGCCGAGGGCGACAAGGGACTCAAGCTGCTGGCGGACACCCTGCGCGCCCATCTGCGCGCCGGCGACCGGCCGTGCCGCACCGGCGGCGAGGAGTTCATGGTGATCCTGCCCGGCATGGCCCCCGCCCAGGCCGAGACCGTCGCCGGGCGCCTGCTGCGCCGGATCGCCGAGGCCTCGATCGACGCCGACGAGCTCCCCTTCCACTTCACGGTGAGCATCGGCGTCACCCGCTTCCGGCCCGGCGATGCGAGCGTCCAGGCCGTGACCCAGCGGGCCGACGCCGCCATGTACCAGGCCAAGCACGAGGGCCGAAACCGCGTGGCGGTGCGCTGGTAG